A portion of the Bifidobacterium bifidum ATCC 29521 = JCM 1255 = DSM 20456 genome contains these proteins:
- a CDS encoding HNH endonuclease family protein, which yields MRTHFRKRRFRGSSPLERLMILVVIAALLGVVIGLALPKISPSIGEITGEYIASGPAADALNGLQVDDRPDSTGYDRDSFGFRATDDDGDGCDVRDDVLARDLTDVIFSAAKRCQVSSGTLADPYTGKTILFVRGRNTSAAVQIDHVVALANAWQSGARDWTTAQRYRFGNDPYNLLAVDGPANQDKGSASAAYWLPTNGEYRCEYVARQIGVKRHYGLTVTTSEKRSMLAVLRACPAQQIPSQ from the coding sequence ATGCGCACGCATTTTCGCAAACGCCGATTCCGCGGATCATCCCCGCTGGAACGTCTTATGATACTGGTGGTGATCGCCGCCCTGCTCGGCGTCGTCATCGGTCTGGCGTTGCCCAAAATCAGCCCCTCCATCGGCGAGATCACCGGCGAATACATTGCCTCCGGCCCGGCGGCGGACGCGCTGAACGGGCTGCAGGTCGACGACCGGCCCGACTCCACCGGCTACGACCGCGACTCCTTCGGATTCCGCGCCACCGACGATGATGGCGACGGCTGCGACGTGCGCGACGATGTGCTCGCCCGCGACCTGACTGATGTCATATTCAGCGCAGCCAAGCGCTGCCAAGTCTCCTCGGGTACGCTCGCCGACCCCTACACCGGGAAGACCATCCTGTTCGTGCGCGGCCGAAACACCAGCGCCGCCGTGCAGATCGACCACGTCGTGGCGCTCGCAAACGCCTGGCAATCCGGTGCCAGGGACTGGACCACCGCCCAGCGCTACCGCTTCGGCAATGACCCTTACAATCTGCTCGCCGTGGATGGCCCCGCCAACCAGGACAAGGGATCCGCCTCCGCCGCTTACTGGCTTCCCACCAACGGCGAGTATCGTTGCGAATACGTCGCGCGGCAGATCGGCGTCAAACGGCATTACGGTCTGACCGTCACCACCAGCGAGAAGCGTTCGATGCTCGCCGTGCTGCGCGCATGCCCCGCGCAACAGATCCCCAGTCAGTGA
- a CDS encoding Nramp family divalent metal transporter — translation MKEHRQMIDDKTDSEIDIERSHAEEASGRQHHEHALASILGPAFVAAVAYVDPGNVAANITSGARYGYLLVWVLVLANAMSVLIQYQSAKLGIVTGKSLPELLGERMGNAGRFMFFMQAEVIAIATDLAEVIGGAIALNLLFGLPLFVGGLVIGAASTVMLWFQGGRTQTTFERIIIVLLLVITFGFIAGLFVAPPDPAAVVRGLIPRFQGTDSVLMAASILGATVMPHAIYLHSTLVNDHYYTHSDKPSIAMQLKGSKIDVTWALLLAGTVNLAMLVLAANSLHGMSGTDSIDGAQRAITQVLGPVIGTIFSIGLLASSLSSTSVGTYAGSEIMRGLLHVNVPMWACRVVTLVPALIVLWFAKDPTQALVIGQVVLSIGIPFAVIPLMRYTHTKELMGEWVDGTVKHVIFMIVVALIVALNVLLIVLTLMGKA, via the coding sequence ATGAAAGAGCATCGTCAGATGATCGATGACAAAACCGATTCAGAGATCGACATCGAACGCAGTCATGCCGAGGAAGCGTCCGGGCGCCAGCATCACGAGCATGCGCTCGCCAGCATCTTGGGGCCGGCGTTCGTGGCCGCGGTCGCCTATGTCGATCCGGGCAATGTGGCGGCGAACATCACGTCCGGCGCACGATACGGCTACCTGCTGGTATGGGTGCTGGTGCTGGCGAACGCGATGAGCGTGCTGATTCAATACCAGTCGGCGAAGCTCGGCATCGTCACCGGCAAGAGCCTGCCGGAACTGCTGGGGGAGCGTATGGGCAACGCGGGACGGTTCATGTTTTTCATGCAGGCGGAGGTCATCGCCATCGCCACGGATCTGGCCGAGGTGATCGGCGGCGCTATCGCCCTTAATCTGCTGTTTGGCTTGCCTCTGTTCGTTGGCGGCCTGGTGATCGGCGCGGCCTCCACGGTGATGCTGTGGTTCCAGGGCGGCAGGACGCAGACCACGTTCGAACGGATCATCATCGTGTTGCTGCTGGTCATCACCTTCGGGTTCATCGCGGGCCTGTTCGTGGCCCCGCCGGATCCCGCAGCGGTGGTGCGGGGCCTGATCCCACGCTTCCAAGGCACCGATTCGGTGCTGATGGCCGCCTCGATTCTGGGCGCCACCGTGATGCCGCATGCCATCTACCTGCATTCCACGTTGGTCAACGACCATTACTACACGCACAGCGATAAGCCGTCGATTGCCATGCAGCTCAAAGGTTCGAAGATCGATGTGACGTGGGCGCTGCTGCTGGCCGGCACGGTGAATCTGGCGATGCTGGTGCTTGCCGCGAACTCGTTGCACGGCATGTCCGGCACGGATTCCATAGACGGCGCGCAACGGGCGATCACGCAGGTGCTTGGCCCGGTGATCGGCACGATATTCTCCATCGGCCTGCTGGCCTCGTCGTTGAGTTCCACGTCGGTCGGCACGTATGCCGGTTCCGAGATCATGCGTGGTCTTCTGCATGTCAACGTCCCGATGTGGGCGTGCCGTGTGGTCACGCTGGTGCCCGCGCTAATCGTGCTGTGGTTCGCCAAAGACCCCACTCAGGCGCTGGTCATCGGCCAGGTGGTGCTGTCGATTGGTATTCCGTTCGCCGTGATTCCGCTGATGCGTTATACGCACACCAAGGAGCTTATGGGCGAATGGGTCGACGGGACGGTCAAACACGTGATCTTCATGATCGTGGTGGCGTTGATCGTGGCGCTGAACGTGTTGCTGATTGTGCTGACGCTGATGGGCAAGGCGTAA
- a CDS encoding MDR family MFS transporter: MAGANGVRNRRGELQRVLSQKESYVDNRLSHAAFISIAILTFITFVGNFTQLQLSSALPVIVSEFHISVTTGQWLTSVFQLVMGVMVPLTAFLTRRFSTRQIVVCSMAVFTIGSLLSWLGPTFAVVLLGRVLEAAGTGVMWPVLQITVFSIYPLSRRGFAMGTVGMAMSVAPAIGPTLGGWQTDANGWRSIFLTMTIIGVISLLAAMFGLHNFGSHDPSARADLFSACLSVIGFGGLMFGFTNSQAYGFAAPVTWGPMTVGLIGIAWFVLRNLRAGRRYRAAAGGDGSPRPQPPLLDLDVLRNRSFTIGTITASLAFFAFSSILVIMPLYIQTDRGYSATMSGLIMLPGAIGQCVSQFFGGRAMDRFGARPVALFGSIVLALGTLGMSLVSMDTWIWWVSICQFIRQIGMGFLLMPITTWSLNCLDGPDEVSAGSSVTNTARQIAGAVGAPVMVILMETFAALHERNGASAVAASVFGIQWALRISTLLCVAMVLMVLFGVKGDGAGRTRDIISLRTLRERRRDRAR; encoded by the coding sequence GTGGCCGGAGCAAACGGAGTCAGGAACCGTCGCGGCGAACTGCAACGGGTGCTGAGCCAGAAGGAATCATACGTCGACAACAGGCTGAGCCATGCCGCGTTCATCTCGATCGCGATCCTGACCTTCATCACGTTCGTCGGCAACTTCACGCAGCTGCAATTGAGCTCGGCGCTGCCGGTCATCGTCTCGGAATTCCACATCTCCGTGACCACCGGCCAATGGCTAACTTCCGTGTTCCAGCTGGTCATGGGCGTCATGGTGCCGTTGACCGCGTTCCTCACCCGCCGCTTCTCCACCCGTCAGATCGTGGTCTGTTCGATGGCGGTGTTCACCATCGGCTCGCTGTTGTCCTGGCTGGGACCGACGTTCGCGGTCGTGCTGCTCGGACGGGTGCTGGAGGCCGCCGGCACAGGCGTGATGTGGCCGGTGCTGCAGATCACCGTCTTCTCGATCTACCCGCTCTCCCGCCGCGGGTTCGCCATGGGCACCGTGGGCATGGCCATGAGCGTGGCCCCGGCGATCGGCCCCACGCTGGGCGGCTGGCAGACCGACGCCAATGGCTGGCGGTCGATTTTCCTCACCATGACCATCATCGGCGTGATCTCGCTGCTGGCGGCCATGTTCGGACTGCACAATTTCGGCTCCCACGACCCCTCGGCCCGCGCGGACCTCTTCTCGGCCTGCCTGTCGGTCATCGGCTTCGGCGGGCTCATGTTCGGATTCACCAACTCGCAGGCCTACGGATTCGCCGCCCCGGTGACATGGGGGCCCATGACCGTGGGTCTGATCGGCATCGCATGGTTCGTCCTGCGCAACCTCCGTGCCGGCAGACGCTATCGGGCGGCCGCGGGCGGCGACGGATCGCCGCGCCCCCAGCCGCCACTGCTGGATCTGGACGTGCTCAGGAACCGTTCGTTCACCATCGGCACCATCACGGCGTCGCTGGCGTTCTTCGCCTTCAGTTCGATCCTGGTCATCATGCCGCTCTATATCCAGACCGACCGCGGCTATTCGGCCACGATGAGCGGCCTGATCATGCTGCCGGGGGCCATCGGCCAATGCGTCTCCCAATTCTTCGGCGGACGCGCGATGGACCGCTTCGGAGCGCGGCCGGTGGCCTTGTTCGGCTCTATCGTGCTGGCCCTCGGCACCCTGGGCATGTCGCTGGTGTCAATGGACACGTGGATCTGGTGGGTGTCGATCTGCCAGTTCATCCGTCAGATCGGCATGGGCTTCCTGCTGATGCCGATCACCACATGGTCGCTAAATTGTCTGGACGGACCGGACGAGGTGTCCGCCGGTTCATCGGTGACGAACACCGCCCGGCAGATCGCCGGCGCGGTGGGCGCCCCCGTGATGGTGATCCTGATGGAGACGTTCGCCGCCCTGCACGAACGAAACGGCGCCTCCGCCGTCGCCGCCTCGGTCTTCGGCATCCAGTGGGCGCTGCGCATCTCCACGCTCCTATGCGTGGCGATGGTGCTGATGGTGCTCTTCGGCGTGAAGGGCGACGGCGCCGGACGCACGAGGGACATCATCTCGCTGCGGACGCTGCGCGAACGCCGCCGAGACAGGGCCCGCTGA